A window from Aquabacterium sp. NJ1 encodes these proteins:
- a CDS encoding efflux RND transporter periplasmic adaptor subunit has protein sequence MTDVPAAAPSALSQLKIDRGVQASAKKKTSILPWVLAGVVAAGAAAYYFVPRTVDVGSTAVVMSTPSQQYVQLTASGYVVAQRRAAVASKASGRLIELNAREGSHLKKDDLIARLDASDIKAAILGAEAAVHQAEANVRQTTVQLIQARADLARARSLEAQGFVSPQTVENALAKNKAAFASVAAAQAAMEQAQAQLKAQKVGLDYTEIRAPFDGVVLVKNANVGDIITPMSSAAGAQGAVVTMADMSTLEVEADVSEGNLSKTKVGQPVEVTLDALPSARFRAHVAGIVPTVDRAKATVMTKIRFDQLDPRILPEMSAKVSFLSQDITAADQEPVMAVANTALVNRDGGAVVYRIKAVDGGGNVAEEVPVKPLRKLGDLREVSGNIKAGDKLVATPPATLRNGSRVNLGTS, from the coding sequence ATGACTGATGTACCCGCCGCCGCTCCCTCGGCACTTTCCCAGCTCAAGATCGACAGAGGCGTTCAGGCTTCGGCAAAGAAAAAAACCAGCATCCTGCCCTGGGTGCTGGCTGGTGTCGTGGCCGCAGGTGCCGCCGCTTACTACTTCGTACCCCGCACGGTCGATGTCGGCAGCACCGCCGTGGTGATGAGCACCCCCTCGCAGCAGTACGTGCAGCTGACCGCATCGGGTTATGTCGTGGCCCAGCGCCGCGCCGCGGTGGCCTCCAAGGCCTCTGGCCGCCTGATCGAACTCAACGCCCGCGAAGGCTCGCACCTGAAGAAGGACGACCTGATCGCACGCCTGGACGCCAGTGACATCAAGGCCGCCATCCTGGGCGCCGAAGCCGCCGTGCACCAGGCAGAAGCCAACGTCAGGCAGACCACTGTGCAGCTGATCCAGGCCCGTGCGGACCTGGCGCGTGCCCGCAGCCTGGAAGCCCAAGGCTTCGTCTCGCCGCAGACAGTTGAAAACGCCCTGGCCAAGAACAAGGCTGCGTTCGCCTCTGTGGCGGCAGCTCAAGCGGCGATGGAACAGGCCCAGGCCCAATTGAAGGCCCAGAAGGTCGGCCTGGACTACACCGAGATCCGCGCCCCGTTTGATGGCGTCGTGCTGGTCAAGAACGCCAACGTGGGCGACATCATCACGCCCATGTCGAGCGCCGCAGGCGCGCAAGGTGCCGTGGTCACCATGGCCGACATGAGCACCCTGGAAGTCGAAGCCGACGTGTCCGAAGGCAACCTGTCCAAGACCAAGGTGGGCCAGCCGGTTGAAGTCACGCTTGACGCCCTGCCCTCGGCCCGCTTCCGTGCCCATGTGGCCGGCATCGTGCCCACGGTGGACCGCGCCAAGGCCACCGTGATGACCAAGATCCGCTTTGACCAGCTCGACCCGCGCATCCTGCCCGAGATGAGCGCCAAGGTCAGCTTCCTGTCCCAGGACATCACCGCCGCCGACCAGGAGCCCGTGATGGCCGTGGCCAACACGGCGCTGGTCAACCGCGATGGTGGCGCCGTGGTCTACCGCATCAAGGCGGTCGATGGTGGCGGCAATGTCGCGGAAGAAGTACCCGTGAAGCCCCTGCGCAAGCTGGGCGACCTGCGTGAGGTCAGCGGCAACATCAAGGCTGGCGACAAGCTCGTGGCCACGCCGCCTGCCACCTTGCGCAATGGCTCGCGCGTCAACCTCGGTACTTCCTGA
- a CDS encoding alpha/beta hydrolase: MNGKQYMSMLNETILTRDGLKLMRRHWRVARPRGTVVLVHGIAEHSGRYHHVAAQLNEWGWSVESYDQRGHGQSAGPRGRLQRDDDLVRDLAAVVAQVRAEQPCGPLLLMGHSMGGLIVGCYAADLLEPRSPDAPTDVDAVIMISPALAVPMNWFRRLLMATMGRLTPDLCARTGFNPKAICRDEAVVNAYRGDPLVHDRISPRLARFILEGGGYVRALADQWDKPTALLYAGADDIVDPLGARQFADAAPALVHTRCFPHMAHEILNEPDQVMVFHALHAWLEARFARSPTRAGDRLNAA; this comes from the coding sequence ATGAATGGCAAACAGTACATGAGCATGTTGAACGAGACGATCCTGACCCGAGATGGTTTGAAGTTGATGCGGCGGCACTGGCGCGTGGCCCGGCCCAGAGGCACCGTGGTGCTGGTGCACGGCATCGCCGAGCACAGTGGGCGCTACCACCATGTGGCGGCGCAACTCAATGAGTGGGGCTGGTCCGTCGAGAGCTATGACCAGCGCGGGCATGGCCAATCGGCGGGGCCGAGAGGCCGTCTGCAGCGCGATGATGATCTGGTGCGGGACCTGGCTGCTGTGGTGGCGCAGGTCCGCGCCGAGCAGCCCTGCGGACCGCTGTTGTTGATGGGGCACAGCATGGGCGGTTTGATCGTGGGGTGTTATGCCGCCGATTTGCTGGAACCTCGTTCCCCTGATGCGCCAACCGACGTTGATGCCGTGATCATGATTTCGCCAGCTCTGGCTGTGCCCATGAACTGGTTTCGGCGCTTGCTCATGGCCACGATGGGGCGCCTGACGCCGGACTTGTGCGCGAGAACCGGCTTCAACCCCAAGGCAATTTGTCGCGATGAGGCGGTTGTGAACGCCTACCGCGGCGACCCGTTGGTGCACGACCGCATCAGCCCGCGTCTGGCTCGTTTCATCCTGGAGGGCGGCGGTTATGTGCGTGCGCTGGCCGATCAGTGGGACAAGCCTACCGCCTTGCTCTACGCTGGCGCCGATGACATCGTGGACCCTCTTGGTGCCAGGCAGTTCGCGGACGCCGCACCAGCCCTGGTTCACACCCGGTGCTTTCCTCACATGGCGCACGAGATCCTCAACGAACCGGATCAGGTCATGGTGTTCCATGCCCTGCACGCCTGGCTGGAGGCACGCTTTGCGCGTTCGCCGACGCGTGCAGGAGATCGCCTGAACGCCGCTTGA
- a CDS encoding AraC family transcriptional regulator has translation MSEASLCTVHLGYLLMLIDCLKQDGIDVDILFGSDYLQALTALDPNTRRPIEEWEGLVEQAQRPSERDVALRMAEFVKPWDTGPIGFITMASHNLREAAESLAQFYNLLNDVYSLDAELVGERFEIAMRPLSAHSSPALERLTLATMCWHARWLSRRADLQFDADFAFETPAPPLLAALQKTFGGTLSFNAPRSCLRGPAEYETLPVSRGDHGVQETLRAQLMAEMAALQDTSTSFVHKIERIIKPRLENGQINLDDIAAEAGVSVRTLQTRLEENGLNFRSLLDRMRHAQVLLYMGDVDITLIDMAHRLGFATQSSFHHAFKRWTGMTPGQYRKQRLRAGIGNRAARAR, from the coding sequence ATGTCCGAAGCCAGCCTGTGCACCGTGCACCTGGGCTACCTGTTGATGCTGATTGACTGCCTCAAGCAGGACGGCATCGACGTAGACATCCTCTTCGGCAGCGACTACCTGCAAGCGCTGACCGCACTGGACCCCAATACCCGCCGCCCCATCGAAGAGTGGGAAGGCCTGGTCGAGCAAGCCCAGCGCCCCAGTGAACGCGACGTGGCCCTGCGCATGGCCGAGTTCGTGAAACCCTGGGACACCGGCCCCATCGGCTTCATCACCATGGCCAGCCACAACCTGCGCGAGGCCGCTGAATCACTGGCGCAGTTCTACAACCTGCTCAACGACGTCTATTCACTGGACGCCGAACTCGTGGGTGAGCGCTTCGAAATCGCCATGCGCCCCTTGAGCGCCCACAGCTCGCCCGCACTGGAGCGCCTCACCCTGGCCACCATGTGCTGGCATGCACGCTGGCTGTCGCGCCGCGCGGACCTGCAATTCGACGCCGACTTCGCCTTCGAAACGCCCGCCCCTCCGCTGCTGGCCGCGCTGCAAAAGACCTTTGGCGGCACGCTGAGCTTCAACGCGCCACGCTCATGCCTGCGTGGCCCGGCCGAATACGAAACCCTGCCCGTTTCGCGCGGGGACCACGGCGTGCAGGAAACGCTGCGAGCCCAGCTCATGGCCGAGATGGCCGCGCTGCAAGACACCTCGACCAGCTTCGTGCACAAGATCGAGCGCATCATCAAACCCCGACTGGAGAACGGCCAGATCAACCTCGACGACATCGCCGCTGAGGCCGGCGTGTCCGTGCGCACGCTGCAGACCAGGCTCGAAGAAAACGGGCTGAACTTCCGCAGCCTGCTCGACCGCATGCGCCATGCGCAGGTGCTGCTCTACATGGGGGACGTTGACATCACGCTCATCGACATGGCCCACAGGCTGGGCTTTGCCACGCAGTCGAGCTTTCACCACGCTTTCAAGCGCTGGACAGGCATGACGCCAGGCCAATACCGCAAGCAGCGCCTGCGCGCCGGCATCGGCAACCGCGCAGCCAGGGCGCGCTGA